A segment of the Romboutsia sp. 13368 genome:
ACTGGATTCTTCACTTCTCAAGAGAAGGCAGGACTTCACTTACAAGCAGGTGCTAAGAAAGTTGTTATATCTGCACCAGCTACAGGAGATTTAAAAACTGTAGTATTCAACGTAAACCATGATGTATTAGATGGAACTGAAACAGTTATATCAGGAGCTTCTTGTACAACTAACTGTTTAGCACCAATGGCTAAAACATTAAACGATGTATTTGGATTACAAAAAGGATTCATGACTACAATACATGCATACACTAATGACCAAAATACATTAGATGGTCCTCACGCAAAAGGTGACTTAAGAAGAGCTAGAGCTGCTGCTTCTAACATAGTTCCTAATACTACAGGAGCTGCAAAAGCTATAGGTTTAGTTATACCTGAATTAAAAGGTAAATTAGACGGAGGAGCTCAAAGAGTTCCAGTTATAACAGGTTCTTTAACTGAATTAGTTTGTACATTAGACAAAAACGTTACTGTAGAAGAAATAAATGCTGCTATGAAAGCTGCTTCAAATGAATCTTTCGGATACACTGAAGAGCCATTAGTTTCTTCTGACATAATAGGAATGAACTTCGGATCATTATTCGATGCAACTCAAACAAGAGTTATGGAAGTAAACGGAGAGCAATTAGTTAAAGTTGTTTCTTGGTACGATAACGAAATGTCTTATACATCTCAATTAATAAGAACATTAGGATACTTCGCTAACTTAGCTAAGTAATTTCATATAAGTCCGAGTTTGTAGTATAATGCTACAAATTGCGGACTTTTTTAAGAGTTAATAGATTAGAAAAAGGATTATATATATAATTTTTATAATATACAATAAATGGTTTCTTTTTGAGAGGAGAGATAACAATGTCAATGCTTAATAAAAAAACAATAGAAGATATAAACGTAAACGGAAAAAGAGTTTTAGTAAGATGTGATTTCAACGTACCACTAAAAGATGGTGTTATAACTGATGAAAACAGATTAAATGGAGCACTTCCAACTATAAACTACTTAATAGAAAATGGAGCAAAAGTTATACTATGCTCTCATTTAGGAAAACCAAAAGGGGAAGCAAAACCAGAATTATCTTTAGCACCAGTTGCAAAAAGATTATCTGAAATGTTAAATAAGGAAGTAGTATTTGCTGCAGATGATAACGTTGTTGGGGAAAACGCAAAAGCAGCTGTAGAAAAAATGGAAAATGGTGATGTAGTTTTACTACAAAACACAAGATACAGAAAAGAAGAAACTAAAAATGAAGAAAACTTCTCTAAAGAATTAGCTTCACTTGCAGATGTATTTGTAAATGATGCATTCGGTACAGCTCATAGAGCACACTGTTCAACAGTTGGTGCTGGAGAATTCTTAGAAGAGAAAGTTTGCGGATACTTAATTCAAAAAGAATTAAAGTTCCTAGGTGAAGCGGTTGAAACACCTGTTAGACCTTTCACAGCAATATTAGGGGGAGCAAAAGTTTCGGATAAAATAGCTGTTATAGAGCAGTTATTAGAAAAAGTAGATAACCTTATAATAGGTGGGGGAATGGCTTATACATTCTTAAAAGCTCAAGGATACGAAATAGGAACTTCTTTAGTTGAAGAAGAAAAAGTAGAATATGCTAAAGAAATGATGGAAAAAGCAAAAGCTAAAGGTGTTAAATTATTATTACCTATAGACAATGCTGTTGCTGATAAATTTGCTGATGTAGCTCCTGTTATAACAGAAGATGCTAACATACCAGCAGGACACATGGGACTAGATATAGGACCTAAAACAATAGAAGAATACGTAAATACTGTAAATGCTTCTAAAACAATAGTATGGAATGGACCAATGGGAGTATTCGAATTTGAAAACTTCGCAAATGGAACATTAGCTGTTGCTAAAGCTATGGCAGCTTTAACTGATGCTACTACTGTAATAGGTGGAGGAGACTCAGCTGCTGCTGTAAACCAATTAGGATTTGGAGATAAGATGACTCACGTATCAACTGGTGGAGGGGCATCTTTAGAATTCTTAGAAGGTAAAGAATTACCAGGTATAGTAGCTTTAGATAACAAATAAATAAATTTATAAACCATATAAATGACATTTTTAGTATAATATACCTATGTGTGTATATGTGACCACAGTTTAGTTTTATTAGTATAAAACTACTTTAAAATAAATTAATTAAATTAAGGGAAATTTTATTATAAAATTTCTCTTAATCTTAATTTAAGTGGGAGGCTAAATAATGAGAAAACCAATAATAGCAGGTAACTGGAAAATGTACAAAACTATAGCAGAGGCTCTAGAATTTGTGCATGATATTAAAGATAGAGTGAACAATAATGAGGTAGAAGCAGTTATATGCGCACCTTTCACATTATTAAAAGACCTGAAAGAAGCTACTAAAGGAACTGACATAAAGATAGGTGCTCAAAATATGCACTTTGAAGAAAAGGGAGCTTTTACGGGTGAAATATCACCACTTATGTTAAAAGAGTTAGATATGGATTATGTAATAATAGGACATTCTGAAAGAAGACAATACTTCAATGAAACTAATGAAACAGTAAATAAAAAAGTTTTAAAAGCATTAGAAGTTAAAATAGACCCTATATTATGCGTTGGTGAAACTTTAGAAGAAAGAGAAGCCGGAAATACTAAAAATGTTTGTAAAGTTCAAGTTGAAAAAGGTTTAGAAAATGTATCTAAAGAAGATTTAGCTAAGGTTGTTATAGCATATGAACCAAGATGGGCTATAGGAACTGGAAAAACAGCTACATCTGAAGATGCAAATGATGTTATAGCTTATATAAGACAAGTTGTAGCTAATCTTTATGGAGATTTAGCAAATGAAGTTAGAATTCAATACGGAGGAAGTGTAAAACCTTCAAACGTAGCTGAAATAATGAATCAAAGCGATATAGACGGGGCTTTAATTGGTGGAGCTAGTTTAGAAGCAAATGATTATGTAAAGCTTGTTAATTTCTAAGGAGAGACATATATGAAAAAACCAGTCGCTTTAATAATAATGGATGGATTTGGAGAAAGCCAAAATACTAATGGTAATGCAATATCATCTTCAAATACTCCTAATTTAGATAAAATAATGAATGAATATCCTCATACATTAATCCAAGCTAGTGGACTTGATGTAGGTCTTCCAGATGGACAAATGGGTAACTCTGAAGTTGGTCATACAAACATCGGTGCAGGAAGAATAGTTTATCAAGACTTAACTAGAGTTAGTAAAGCTATAAAAGATGGAGATTTCTTCACAAATGAAGTTTTACTAAAAGCTATGGAAAATGCAAAAGAACATTCTCTTCACTTAATGGGATTACTATCTAATGGTGGAGTACACTCTCACATAGACCATTTAAAAGCTTTAATAAAAATGGCTAAAGAAAATGGTGTAGAAAATGTATTTATACATGCATTTACAGATGGAAGAGACGTAGACCCAAGAAGTGCTTTAGAATTTATCGAAGATGTAGAAAACTACATGAAAGAAGTTGGAGTTGGTAAAATAGCTTCAGTTTCTGGTAGATACTACGCTATGGATAGAGACAAGAGATGGGAAAGAGTTCAACTTGCATATGATGCAATGGTTAATGGAAAAGGGAATACAGCAACTTCAGCTAAAGAAGCAATAGAAAAATCTTATGCTGATGACAAGAATGATGAATTCGTTGTTCCTACAGTTATAGTTGAAAATGGTAAGCCATTAGGGCTTATAAAAGAAGATGATTCTGTAGTATTTGGTAACTTTAGACCAGATAGAGCTAGAGAAATAACTAGAGCTATAGTTGATACTGATTTTGCTGGATTTGAAAGACCAAACTTAAATACATTCTTCGTGTGTTTAACTACATACGATGTAACTATAAAAAATGTAAATGTAGCATTTAAACCACAAAGTTTAGAAAATACATTAGGTGAGTATTTAGCTTCAAATGGCAAAACTCAATTAAGAGCTGCTGAAACTGAAAAATACGCTCACGTTACATTCTTCTTCAATGGCGGAGTAGAAGAACCAAATGATGGTGAAGATAGATTATTAGTTCCATCTCCAAAGGTTGCAACTTATGACTTACAACCAGAGATGAGTGCTTATGAACTAACTGATAAACTATTAGCTAAAATAGATGAAGATAAATATGATTTAATAGTAGTAAACTATGCTAACCCTGATATGGTAGGGCATACAGGTGTTATGGAAGCTGCTATAAAAGCTATAGAAGCTGTTGATACTTGCGTAGGTAAAGTAATAGAAAAAATACTTTCTAAAGATGGAAAAGCAATAATAACTGCTGACCATGGTAACGCAGAGTATATGTGGGATGCAAATACAGAATCAACTGTAACAGCTCACTCAACTAATCCAGTACCATTTATAGTTGTAGGAAATGAATTAAAAGAAGCTTCTTTAAAAGAAGATGGTAGACTATCAGATATAGCACCTACAATCTTAGATATGATGAACTTAGAGCAACCAGAACAAATGACTGGAAACTCTTTAATAAAATAAAGTTTATAAAAATAATAGATTGCATAAAAATTTACCTATCAAGTAAATTTAAATAAATGTAATTTGAATATATAATTTGGAGAGGAGACGTACATATGTCAGTTATAGAATTAGTATATGCAAGAGAAGTATTAGACTCAAGAGGAAATCCAACAGTAGAAGTTGAAGTAGCATTAGAAAGTGGAGCAGTAGGAAGAGCTATAGTTCCATCAGGAGCTTCAACAGGAGCTTTCGAAGCTGTTGAATTAAGAGACGGTGACAAAGGAAGATACATAGGAAAAGGTGTAGAAAAAGCTGTTGCTAACGTAAATGAAATAATAGCTCCAGAATTAGAAGGAATGGATCCTTTTGATCAACCAACAATAGATGCATTAATGATAGAATTAGATGGAACTCACAACAAAGGTAAATTAGGAGCTAACGCAATACTTGGTGTTTCTATGGCTGTTGCTAGAGCTGCTGCTGAAGAATTAGGATTACCATTATTCCAATACATAGGTGGAGTTAACGCTAAGCAATTACCAGTACCAATGATGAACATATTAAACGGTGGGGAGCATGCTGATAACAACGTTGACGTTCAAGAATTCATGATATTACCAGTAGGAGCTAAGTCATTCAGAGAAGGATTAAGAATGGGTGCAGAAGTATTCCACTCATTAAAGAAAGTTCTTGGAGAAAGAGGATTAGCTTGTGGTGTAGGTGACGAAGGTGGATTCGCTCCAAACTTAGGATCAAACAGAGAAGCTTTAGAATTA
Coding sequences within it:
- the gap gene encoding type I glyceraldehyde-3-phosphate dehydrogenase; this translates as MVKVAINGFGRIGRLALRKLMEQTDKFEVVAINDLTDAKTLAHLFKYDSAQGRFNGEIEVKEGAFVVNGQEIKVTAERNPADLPWAELGVDIVLECTGFFTSQEKAGLHLQAGAKKVVISAPATGDLKTVVFNVNHDVLDGTETVISGASCTTNCLAPMAKTLNDVFGLQKGFMTTIHAYTNDQNTLDGPHAKGDLRRARAAASNIVPNTTGAAKAIGLVIPELKGKLDGGAQRVPVITGSLTELVCTLDKNVTVEEINAAMKAASNESFGYTEEPLVSSDIIGMNFGSLFDATQTRVMEVNGEQLVKVVSWYDNEMSYTSQLIRTLGYFANLAK
- a CDS encoding phosphoglycerate kinase, whose product is MSMLNKKTIEDINVNGKRVLVRCDFNVPLKDGVITDENRLNGALPTINYLIENGAKVILCSHLGKPKGEAKPELSLAPVAKRLSEMLNKEVVFAADDNVVGENAKAAVEKMENGDVVLLQNTRYRKEETKNEENFSKELASLADVFVNDAFGTAHRAHCSTVGAGEFLEEKVCGYLIQKELKFLGEAVETPVRPFTAILGGAKVSDKIAVIEQLLEKVDNLIIGGGMAYTFLKAQGYEIGTSLVEEEKVEYAKEMMEKAKAKGVKLLLPIDNAVADKFADVAPVITEDANIPAGHMGLDIGPKTIEEYVNTVNASKTIVWNGPMGVFEFENFANGTLAVAKAMAALTDATTVIGGGDSAAAVNQLGFGDKMTHVSTGGGASLEFLEGKELPGIVALDNK
- the tpiA gene encoding triose-phosphate isomerase, with amino-acid sequence MRKPIIAGNWKMYKTIAEALEFVHDIKDRVNNNEVEAVICAPFTLLKDLKEATKGTDIKIGAQNMHFEEKGAFTGEISPLMLKELDMDYVIIGHSERRQYFNETNETVNKKVLKALEVKIDPILCVGETLEEREAGNTKNVCKVQVEKGLENVSKEDLAKVVIAYEPRWAIGTGKTATSEDANDVIAYIRQVVANLYGDLANEVRIQYGGSVKPSNVAEIMNQSDIDGALIGGASLEANDYVKLVNF
- the gpmI gene encoding 2,3-bisphosphoglycerate-independent phosphoglycerate mutase, giving the protein MKKPVALIIMDGFGESQNTNGNAISSSNTPNLDKIMNEYPHTLIQASGLDVGLPDGQMGNSEVGHTNIGAGRIVYQDLTRVSKAIKDGDFFTNEVLLKAMENAKEHSLHLMGLLSNGGVHSHIDHLKALIKMAKENGVENVFIHAFTDGRDVDPRSALEFIEDVENYMKEVGVGKIASVSGRYYAMDRDKRWERVQLAYDAMVNGKGNTATSAKEAIEKSYADDKNDEFVVPTVIVENGKPLGLIKEDDSVVFGNFRPDRAREITRAIVDTDFAGFERPNLNTFFVCLTTYDVTIKNVNVAFKPQSLENTLGEYLASNGKTQLRAAETEKYAHVTFFFNGGVEEPNDGEDRLLVPSPKVATYDLQPEMSAYELTDKLLAKIDEDKYDLIVVNYANPDMVGHTGVMEAAIKAIEAVDTCVGKVIEKILSKDGKAIITADHGNAEYMWDANTESTVTAHSTNPVPFIVVGNELKEASLKEDGRLSDIAPTILDMMNLEQPEQMTGNSLIK
- the eno gene encoding phosphopyruvate hydratase; this translates as MSVIELVYAREVLDSRGNPTVEVEVALESGAVGRAIVPSGASTGAFEAVELRDGDKGRYIGKGVEKAVANVNEIIAPELEGMDPFDQPTIDALMIELDGTHNKGKLGANAILGVSMAVARAAAEELGLPLFQYIGGVNAKQLPVPMMNILNGGEHADNNVDVQEFMILPVGAKSFREGLRMGAEVFHSLKKVLGERGLACGVGDEGGFAPNLGSNREALELIVEAIEKAGYKPGDDVRLGLDVAATEMYDKETKLYDLKHEGKKLTAEQMVDLYEEWVNNFPIVTIEDGLDEEDWDGWKILTDRLGNKVQLVGDDLFVTNTERLERGIEAGVANSILIKVNQIGTITETLDAIEMAKRAGYTAVISHRSGETEDTTIADLAVAVNAGQIKTGAPSRTDRVAKYNQLLRIEEMVGEQARYCGMKSFYNLKQELVSVK